GGTGGTGGGGAgatttgtggggttttgtgttTCTTATCCACTTCAGCAGTAGTCGCCAAGCTCTACATTTTGTAGCGGAAGGTGATAACATGTGGCAGACAGTGGAGACAGAGCTGGAAAGAGGTCAAGATGGTGACTGAGATGTGTGTTTAAGATGACGGAGAGCTGAATGATGGGGACAGAAAAAAGGCACAAGAGAGGGGGATATGTCTCGTCTTCACATTTAATAGTTACATCCAGTCTTCCATGCGCAATTGTTTTTCATTAAAAACCACAGAAACAATTCACCTTCCAATACCCGTTGAACTCTCACTACAAAAAGATCAAATAGATAAAACATCTTACGGTATTTATGAACGGTTACACAGAACACATGAAATGTCCTTGGGTTAATGATTTACAACACTGAAGGCTCGTATGATTCTGAATAGTTCTTTTTTCTCACAATGCAACCTTACACATGTTGACCTCAGAACGTTTTCATATCTCTTGACATAATCCACATGTAGTTGTGTTAccgcctgaattcaaaatggattaaataggtttttttctctctcacccatcgACACATAATAATCccctaaatgacaaagtgaaaacatgtcttTAGAAAcgttttttcaaatgtattgaaaatgaaaaacagaaatatctcatttacataagtattcacacccccgagTCAGTACTTTGAAAGGTGTTTTCatatcccagtgtctggtggaaagcagactgaaccaggctttcctcttggattttgcctgtgcttagctccgttCAGGTTTGCTTTATCCTGAAAAACGACTCAGCCCTtaacgatgacaagcatacccataagatgttgcagccaccactatgcttgaaaacatGGAGAGTGATACTCAATAACATGTTGTatttgatttgccccaaacatgatagtttgtattcaggacaaaaataaaaatgttgccaCATTTCTtgaagttttactttagtgccttgttgcaaacaggatgcatgtttcgtaatgttttttttctgtataGGCTTCCTTCGTTTTTACTCCGataattaggttagtattgtggattaactgcaatgttgttgatccatcctcagttttcttctatcacagacATTAAACTCCGTAACTGTttttaagtcaccattggcctcatggtgaaatccctgaatggtttcctttctctccggcaactgagtagggaaggacgcctgtgtctttATGGtgcctgggtgtattgatacgccatccaaagtgtaattaataacatcacgatgctcaaagggatattcaatgtctgcttttttataacatttttttatccatctaccaataggtggccTACTTTGCGAGACATCgctggtctttgtgattgaatctgtgtttgatattcactgcttaactgagggaccttacatataactaactgtatgtgtggggtgcagagatgaggcagtcattccaaaatcatgttcaacactattattgcaaacagagtgaatccatgcagcttattatgtgacttgttaaggccatttttactcctgaactcatttaggcttgccataacaaagagttcattgactgaagacatttcagcttttcgttTTTTTAATTCATCtgtaaacatttcgaaaaacataattccactttgacattatggggtgttctgcttaggccagtgacaaacatTTTTTGCAATCTAATTCATTGTAAACTCAGACTGTAACGCAACAAGATctggaaaagtaaaggggtgtgaagactttcagaaggcactgcaCCTGGTTAGTAGCCTAAATGCTGCAGTAAATTGTGCCACTTTACCTCTTCAATATGATTGACGATGAAATTGCCTGTTCTTTCAGCCAGAGATGTTTTTAGACAGTGCCCGCTTTAGTAATTTATGGCCATTTCTATAATATGGTCACCCACGTACCTGGAGCAGATGGCGCGTCTAACATTTAAAGGGACATTGAACTCCAAAATCAACATTTGTCAGCTGTTTTTAAGACCTCAAAAGTAGTCTGATGTCAGTGTGAGTCGACACATCCCACGCCATTTGGTTATGTAGATCAAGCTACACAAATGAATGAAAAGGGTAAGCACCGCAGCTCTGGAATTTACATGGTCTTTTACATGACTTTTAAATTGCGGAATATAACTGAATCTACAAGACATGATGGCCTGGGACGTAGACTAATCGTGACATTACCTTTGAGTTCTGAAAATATTTCAATTTCAGAGGGTAACGTCTCtttgatttatttatatatacggtgccttcggaaagtattcagaccccttgtctttttccacattttgttacgtgacatccttattttaaaatgtattaaataacatgttcttactcatcaatctacacacaatacctcataacgaCAAGGCGGAAAGAGGTTTTATACATTTTAGGAAATGTAttgaacaaaaaaaatatcttatttacataagtattcagaccctttactatgataCACGAAATTGAACTACGgagcatcttgtttccattgatcatccttgagatgtttctacaacttgattggagtacaaattcatttgattagacatgatttgtaaaggcagaGACCTGTCTAAttaaggtcccagagttgacagtgcatgtcagagcaaaaaccaagccatgaggtcaaaggaattgtccgtagagctccgagacaggattgtgttgaggcacagatctggggaagggtaccaaaaaatgtctgcagcattgaaggtctccaaaaacacagtggcctccatcattcttaaatggaagaagtttggaaccaccaagactcgtccTAGAGCACACCGcctggacaaactgagcaatcggaggagaagggccttggtcagggagatgaccaagaactcaatggtcactctgacacagctccagagttcatctgtggagatgagagaaccttccagaaggacaaccatctctgcagcactccaccaatcaggcctttgttagagtggtcagacggaagccactcctcaataaaaggcacatgatagcctgcttggagtttgccaaaaggtacctaaaggactcgcACAAGagcaacaagattctctggtctgatgaaaccaggattgaactctttggcttcaATGCCAagagtcatgtctggaggaaacctgacaccatccctacggtgaagcatggtggtggcagcatcatgctgtgggaatgtttttcagttgcagggattgggagactagtcaggatcaagggaaagatgaatggagcaaagtacagagagatccttgatgaaaacctgctccagagcgctccgaACCTctgactgggatgaaggttcaccttccaacaggacaatgaccctaagcacacaggcaagacaacgcaggagtggcttcgggacaagtctctgaatgtccttgagtggcccagccagagcccagactttaacctgatcgaacatctcttgagaaaaaagctgtgcagtgacgctccccatcctacctgacagagcttgagaggatctgcagagaacaatgggagaaacaccctaaatacaggtgtgccaagcttgtagcgtcatacccaaaaagattcaaggctgtaatcgctgcaaaggtgcttcaacaaaatactgaataaagagtctgaatactaagtaaatgggatatttcaggttttttttgttttaataaatgtagaaaaaaatctaaaaaactgttgttgctttgtcattatggggtattgtttatagattgatgaggggggaaaaacaatgtgatacattttagaataaggctttaacgtaacaaaatgtgtaaaaagtcatggggtctgaatacttcccgaatgcactgtatctgtctATTAAAGGCAGttgtaaaaacattacaatatcaTGGGAttgtgtatgtatttatttaatagAAACTCTAGAATTGTTGTACTGTACTTTCTGTGTAATACATCTGAATTCCAATTACTATCTTTAAAAGTATACTCTCTGATAAGACTGTCGATCACAATATCATCAAAGTTTTGGCAAAAATAATTAAGAAGTCATGTTTacatatttttaaaaaacaactGTAAACAGTTGTTCTTGTTACATTAATTTAATATTATTTTGAATAACTTGAATTTCACACTTGGGGAGATGTTTGAACATACCAGCACATGACATTTTTTGCACACGCAATGTGATATTTTTGCTGTCAACTAACACCTTCGATTCTCCCAAGATATGTGTCAGTAGCTAGGCTTCcttccaattggtgacagatgtTCAGGTGAGTATTCTAAAATGTTCATAAAAACaaatatgtgcattttcccaccagacaTGTTTCCATCAAATGTACTTATTGaagataaaaggctgtgcgtgataaagtagtgcacataaaatacattttgctgTTACATTCCCTtgtaccgaataaaaaatacaaattaaatgggtttccatcgcattttagactctactgatggttttctcacaacaacaacaaaaaggttgCGTATATAGCGTGTTCGCCTACACTGGTATTGTCACTTGAGCTTGAAGCCACGCACGCGCATTtcgctgttggctagagcgcacctATAGCCTaccattattatggacaaaagagcaacattattttttatttgtcaaacggcagccaagcatcgattatcagttcaccagaataagaccctcaatatttattggaaaggagcatcaagctcatcaccttgcactttcaccagcCTGTGAAGTTTGTCATAAAtgatttcatctgtagcctaatagaCTGCATGTTTTCcgacgagtcgtagtgggaggaccacactacatgttaatgcgTGACTCAAAGTTTACTCGATATGATTGTTAAAATCGTTTCCACcgacatttctcgcataattcattTTTACCGACAAAGAAAGATCCCaccatattttgttttgttgacatttggaaagtttaccccTCAAAAAATATGTTTCACgcctgtcatgacattttgttATTCAACATGCATTTTACTCACATAAAAATGTTgaatggaaacctggttaattATTCAGCTTTCATAGGTCAAGAGCAGTATAATGTCCCGTTAATGAGCTCTACTGATTTATGCAAAAtaaggagagaaaaaaacatttatGACGAGGAACATCTTCgtaaaatgtaaaactgaaaaaGACACCATTTCTCAACAACAGTTATAAGACATACAGATAAAGTGCAATACTTCCTTCTCTTCACTAGCTGTCACTTTCGTTTTTGGGGGGAAAACACCTTCGCCAGGGACTGAATGGCAGTGCAAGCAAGAGAAAGAGGATTCCACCCAAAATAAGCATGACCCCTGCACACCCAATACAGGACACTGACCAAGACAGCTCGTGATGCAAAGGCACCGAGTGGTCACTGGCTAGGAAGGAGAGGACCGATTGGTTGAAAACAGTAAGAGATAGGAGCATCAGGAGgcctaagagagagaaagagagggatgaagaacaaaagagagagagagatattagggTCTTGGTGTGTGTGGAGATGGTAAATACACCTTACTGATGGGATGGTGGAGGTGGtattgatatacagtacatgaccTTTTCATCATCCACTTCTCAGAGCCTCAGAGTATATCAGGACTGTACAGGAGCCATGACTAATGCCCTTTGTATCTAATTAGTTAGCTCCCTTGATACTACTTGATACTTGATACTACTGTTTttcgtttaaaaaataataattgtgttgAGTACCAGTAGCTTTGTTTTGTTTCTGCTGCCTGCACAGGTTAAGTCCTAACTCTCTGCAACATGGGTAAGGTCTGAATGGTGTTCTCCTCGCATCCTATCTCCTATCtctgttgactctaatgcttcccacaagggatcaataagggatcatcgcttttcacctggattcacctggtcagtctatgacatggaaagagcaggtattcttAATGTTATGTCCACACACTGTATAATACCTTGGCCGTCACATGTCTACCCGCTCACCTGACAGAACGAAGCAAACCGAAGCAGGCTTGAGGAAGAACGATTCTCCTTTGCTGAGGGCTGTGGTGATGCATATGGCCCCCATGACCATCAGGAAGAGACCGAAGAGGGCCATCATGGCTGCCGCCACATTCAGACCTGGGAAGAGAGAAACGGTTATTGTCTTGATACAGGTACATTCCATCATTCATAGTACATTGGCACCAGGTAcaatgacattttagtcatttagcagactctcttatccagagcgccTTGCAATGAGGACATTCAACTAAGGTAAGTAAAACAACCACATGCGTGAAACAGTGTTCAAAAATGGCAATCGACAAAAAGGTCAAGGTCATGGCATCCACTTATAATTCTAACAGATATTGGTACATCACCTCTGACTAGCCAAGAGGATAATGGGAAGCGTAAAATGTCACACTCCTGACatatgggggcggcagggtagcctagtggttagagcgttggactagtaaccggaaggttgcaagctcaaacccatgagctgacaaggtacaaatctgtcgttctgcccctgaacaagcagctctgttccttggccgtcattgaaaataagaatttgttcttaactgacttgcctagttaaataaaaataaatatagggCATCATTCCCATTGAAACGAATGCAAAACACAGAAGATATTGTTCTTTTGAGCATAATAAATCCAAAGATATTGAATTTGGCCATCAGTGGCCCTCTTAAAACAAAATGGTGCACGACACTTCTGGTTTAGAGCTcgagaaaaaaaaacaggattTCACAATTGGTCCCCATAGACTCACGAAGAAACGCTGTCTTGCTGACTTCAGTGCTGTAACGGAAGAGGAGTGGGTGGAATGCATTATAGACACTCACTGCAGTCAATGGCTGACCCAGTGAAACATAGACGACAGACtcgaggaagaaagaaagagagtgggtGGGCAAAGGTGGGTCATAGGTTGAAAGAGGGCAGGGGACAAGCTTGACTCACTCTTTTCTGTTGTCTTCTGGAAGATGACGGCATTCTCTCCAGTGGTGTAGAACTTGAAGTAGTTGCAGTGAGATTctgaaggagatgaggagagacgaGGAACTTATTTGAAACGGATGGAGACCTTATCCACTTGCCCGTCACCATAATCTTATTGCGATTCGTACGGCTTGCTGCACACTAGTTGTCGTACATTCGCGCACATTGATGACAATACCAAGGCTGTTATCTCTTCTATACAATTAGTGTCATGACATCTCGTAATCTAATACATGCAGTTGATCCTACATATAGACTACCATACAAATATACTACAGCtctgccttcactattattctattttaGTACAGTATTTGAGAGTAATATGTGTGTTTGTTCAAGGTAAGCAGAATGTAAATGTATATTGCAGTCCATCTGTGACCCAGTCTACACCTGCATCCAGTGATTGGATTGTGGACACAATGCTAATACCTGATATCTAGCCGTATCTAACTGTGGGGGCTATAGCTATGTAATGAAATAATAATTGTCACTTCTGGCCTTGAAATCATGAGATCTGGCTGAGCTACCCCTTTCAAATCTGCCATAGAAGGGTCCATAGGATTTCTCAAGAGAGCGTTTTGTATAGTTTTGAATGTATGAGTTTGAGTGAACTCTGTCTGGTTTACACACTTTGCCGGTATTCAAAATTTGCCGGTCTGTGATTTCTGATAGGTGGGTTTGTATAGTTTGGAATGAATGAGTTTGAGTTAAGGCTGTTTGGTTTACACAAAATCATGTAGGCCTATTCATGCAGCCCCAGAGCAGTCACCTCCTGGCAGTTCAGCCGGCCCACAGCTCTCTCGCTCAGGGTCTATGTCCGCCACCCACAGAGTCCGGGAGCATCCTTTCCACAGCCCGTAGTGAGCCGCCAGACACGTCTGGTTGTTGTAGAAGTTCTTGGGCGGGGACAGCTCCACCCAATACTCTGTGCCCAAGCCCAAGACTGTCAATACCACACCCACGATGGCCACGAAGAACGCCAGCTTGATCTTGCCCTTCTGGACCTCGCTCATGTCCCCTGGGTGTCTCGATGTCAACGCGTTTGCCCGGCGCTTAACTCCCATAGCACCAGCCCCAGCCCCTCTGCCACCCATGACACCGGTCAGTCCCAGTAGACCTGCTCCTGGTCCTACGCCCACCCCCGGTGGAACCGGCCTGCCATCCTCTTCGTGCAGAAAGAAGGTGGACCACATAACAGCTTTGCAGATGTTCACGATTGGAGAGAAAAAATGAATATGAATAATGGCTAAAGACAGGTAGAGAGTGTGGGAGACaggaaatgggtttctatggtgAAGTGGCAGTGGAGCAATAGAAATTATGATAGACAGGGGTTGTTTGGCAagcgggatggagagagggaaacaggaagatgtgggaggacaggagggaaacAGGAAGATGTGGGAGGACAGGACGGAAACAGGAAGAtgtgggaggacaggagggaaacaggaagatgtgggaggacaggagggaaacAGGAAGATGTGGGAGGACAGGAAAATAAGGCAAATGGGAATTAGCAGCACTGCTGACTCAGTTTATGAAGCAAACATGCTAAAACCCATGATAAAAAAGGATAAATCATGTTTCGGATTATCAGTgcagaaaatatattttgcttaGTTTTTTTGGGTGTCGGCACAAATCATTAATTGTAAGTTAGTAACACCAGACATCGAAAGCTTGGTGTAAAAGGTGGTTTGGAAGAAGGATGCAATGATGAGCGGGTCATAATGAAAAAATGGGTCATAAATTAGAACAGATTTGAAAAAAAGATCAAAAACAGAGGTAGCTTCTGGGTAGAAGGTGGGAAACAGAGTTATGGAGGAGAAGGCGAAAGCAGAGAGTTTTAACATCAGTAGAAGACAATCTACTGCCTTTTTAAACAATCACAATGTTAATATAAACTAAATGTTAAAACTACCATATCCCCCTTATAGTGGCTGATAAAATCCAACATGGCAAATATCATTTTCATCTTGACGACTACATGATGGACAATTTAATGCTGCACATACTATTTTCCAACTGCATGGTTGCTACATTGACCCTTTCTCACCTTTCGAAGCAAATATTGTGTGCACATATTACATCAGTTACTATCATCAAGTCAGAGTTGTGTTAaagtcacttttttttttacatggtttTATACATCTTaaataactacagtgccttgcgaaagtattcggcccccttgaactttgcgaccttttgccacatttcaggcttcaaacataaagatataaaactgtatttttttgtgaagaatcaacaacaagtgggacacaatcatgaagtggaacgacatttattggatatttcaaacttttttaacaaatcaaaaactgaaaaattgggggtgcaaaattattcagccccttttactttcagtgcagcaaactctctccggaagttcagtgaggatctctgaatgatccaatgttgacctaaatgactaatgatgataaatacaatccacctgtgcgtaatcaagtctccgtataaatgcacctgcactgtgatagtctcagaggtccgttaaaagcgcagagagcatcatgaagaacaaggaacacaccaggcaggtccgagatactgttgtggagaagtttaaagccggatttggatacaaaaatatttcccaagctttaaacatcccaaggagcactgtgcaagcgataatattgaaatggaaggagtatcagaccactgcaaatctaccaagacctggccgtccctctaaactttcagctcatacaaggagaagactgatcagagatgcagccaagaggcccatgatcactctggatgaactgcagagatctacagctgaggtgggagactctgtccataggacaacaatctgtcgtatattgcacaaatctggcctttctggaagagtggcaagaagaaagccatttcttaaagatatcaataaaaagtgtcgtttaaagtttgccacaagccacctgggagacacaccaaacatgtggaagaaggtgctctgatcagatgaaaccaaaattgaactttttggcaacaatgcaaaacgttatgtttggcgtaaaaacaacacagctgaacacaccatccccactgtcaaacatggtggtggcagcatcatggtttgggcctgcttttcttcagcagggacagggaagatggttaaaattgatgggaagatggatggagccaaatacaggaccattctggaagataacctgatggagtctgcaaaagacctgagactgggacggagatttgtcttccaccaagacaatgatccaaaacataaagcaaaatctacaatggaatggttcaaaaataaacatatccaggtgttagaatggccaagtcaaagtccagacctgaatccaatcgagaatctgtggaaagaactgaaaactgctgttcacaaatgctctccatccaacctcactgagctcgagctgttttgcaaggaggaatgggaaaaaatgtcagtctctcgatgtgcaaaactgatagagacataccccaagcgacttacagctgtaatcacagcaaaaggtggcgctacaaagtattaacttcagGGGGCTgattaattttgcacgcccaatttttcagtttttgatttattaaaaaagtttgaaatatgcaataaatgtcgttccacttcatgattgtgtcccacttgttgttgattcttcacaaaaaaatacagt
The DNA window shown above is from Oncorhynchus mykiss isolate Arlee chromosome 18, USDA_OmykA_1.1, whole genome shotgun sequence and carries:
- the LOC110496183 gene encoding voltage-dependent calcium channel gamma-6 subunit, with protein sequence MWSTFFLHEEDGRPVPPGVGVGPGAGLLGLTGVMGGRGAGAGAMGVKRRANALTSRHPGDMSEVQKGKIKLAFFVAIVGVVLTVLGLGTEYWVELSPPKNFYNNQTCLAAHYGLWKGCSRTLWVADIDPERESCGPAELPGESHCNYFKFYTTGENAVIFQKTTEKSLNVAAAMMALFGLFLMVMGAICITTALSKGESFFLKPASVCFVLSGLLMLLSLTVFNQSVLSFLASDHSVPLHHELSWSVSCIGCAGVMLILGGILFLLLALPFSPWRRCFPPKNESDS